A genome region from Rhinoraja longicauda isolate Sanriku21f unplaced genomic scaffold, sRhiLon1.1 Scf000206, whole genome shotgun sequence includes the following:
- the LOC144590559 gene encoding uncharacterized protein LOC144590559 encodes MCGDRGRPGDPTHTEMCGDRGRPRDPTHTEMCGDRRRPGDPTPTEVCGDRGRPTPAEVCGDRESPGGDRHPRRCAATGRAPEETDTHGGVRRPGEPRRRPTPTEVCGDRESPGGDRHPRRCAATGGGRRPEGPTTRGGAAAGKAEALNTYPGASTVESRRPWARGSGSALELRGSCREHLWAGAGAPVGGAGSTCGRGQRQRVRKVERQLPGSTCGRGQCAL; translated from the coding sequence atgtgcggtgaccggggaagaccgggagacccgacacacacggagatgtgcggtgaccggggaagaccgagagacccgacacacacggagatgtgcggtgaccggaggagaccgggagacccgacacccacagaggtgtgcggtgaccggggaagaccgacacccgcggaggtgtgcggcgaccgggagagccccggaggagaccgacacccacggaggtgtgcggcgaccgggagagccccggaggagaccgacacccacggaggtgtgcggcgaccgggagagccccggaggagaccgacacccacggaggtgtgcggcgaccgggagagccccggaggagaccgacacccacggaggtgtgcggcgaccggagggggtcggcgaccggagggaccgaccacccgcggaggtgcggcggccggtaaggccgaggcactaaatacttacccaggcgcgtcgactgtAGAGTcgagacggccctgggcccgaggcagcggcagcgcgttggaattgcgcggcagctgccgggagcacctgtgggcgggggctggagcacctgtgggcggggccgggagcacctgtgggcggggccagcggcagcgcgttcgaaaagttgaacggcagctgccggggagcacctgtgggcggggccagtgcGCACTgtag